From the Gramella sp. Hel_I_59 genome, one window contains:
- a CDS encoding methylated-DNA--[protein]-cysteine S-methyltransferase, with product MNQASIRTPLGIATILGDEKGIQEIKVDDSTKESSEIPEILQTAISQLQEYFLGKRQNFELKLNPKGTDFQKKVWEELRNIPYGTTVSYLELSRNFGDEKAIRAVASANGKNPLWIVVPCHRVIGSDGSLTGYAGGLHRKKWLLDLENPPIQQSLF from the coding sequence ATGAATCAGGCAAGCATTAGAACACCACTTGGCATCGCAACGATCCTTGGAGATGAAAAAGGAATTCAAGAGATAAAAGTTGATGATTCTACCAAGGAATCTTCAGAAATACCTGAAATCCTTCAAACAGCCATTTCACAATTACAGGAGTATTTCTTAGGAAAAAGACAGAATTTTGAGCTAAAATTGAATCCGAAGGGAACCGACTTTCAGAAGAAAGTATGGGAAGAACTTAGAAATATCCCTTATGGAACTACGGTTTCATATCTTGAACTATCCCGTAATTTTGGCGATGAGAAGGCGATTCGAGCCGTAGCCTCTGCAAATGGAAAGAATCCGCTCTGGATCGTTGTTCCCTGTCATCGTGTAATTGGAAGTGATGGTTCTCTTACTGGTTACGCTGGCGGTTTGCATCGCAAGAAATGGTTACTGGATCTGGAAAACCCACCTATACAGCAAAGTCTGTTCTAA
- the hemC gene encoding hydroxymethylbilane synthase produces the protein MSKVIRIGTRDSELAMWQARTVQNALERTGHKSELVPVKSTGDLNLDQPLYEMGITGIFTKTLDVAMIKGEVDIAVHSMKDVPTALPKGIVEAAVMKRASNKDILVHKGTDFLDNKKGKIATGSLRRKAQWLNKYPDHEVVDLRGNVNTRMQKLEDNEWNGAIFAAAGLERIEIKPENFIDLNWMIPAPAQGAMLIVAMKKDEESRKALALLNHQESQICVHVEREFLKVLEGGCTAPIGGLARIHDGHIHFHGALFSLDGSKKIEVEKSVPVSQVNGLGTTCAQEVLNNGGLELMQHIKTALNN, from the coding sequence ATGAGCAAAGTAATTCGAATTGGCACACGCGATAGTGAATTAGCGATGTGGCAAGCCCGCACCGTACAGAACGCATTGGAGCGAACTGGTCATAAAAGTGAACTGGTTCCTGTAAAATCTACTGGCGACCTTAATTTAGATCAACCTTTATATGAAATGGGAATCACCGGGATTTTTACAAAAACCCTGGATGTTGCCATGATCAAAGGCGAAGTAGATATTGCTGTTCATTCCATGAAAGATGTCCCTACGGCTCTACCAAAGGGAATTGTGGAAGCAGCAGTGATGAAACGAGCGAGCAATAAGGATATTCTGGTTCATAAAGGAACTGACTTTCTGGATAACAAAAAAGGAAAGATCGCTACAGGTAGCCTACGCCGAAAAGCGCAATGGCTGAACAAATATCCAGATCACGAGGTCGTTGATCTTCGCGGGAATGTAAATACCCGCATGCAAAAACTTGAAGATAATGAGTGGAATGGCGCCATCTTCGCAGCTGCCGGACTGGAGCGTATCGAGATCAAACCAGAGAACTTTATTGATCTAAACTGGATGATCCCGGCACCGGCTCAGGGAGCGATGCTAATCGTGGCCATGAAGAAAGACGAAGAAAGCCGTAAAGCACTAGCTCTTTTAAACCACCAGGAATCTCAAATTTGTGTACACGTTGAACGTGAATTCCTTAAAGTTCTTGAAGGTGGTTGTACCGCTCCAATTGGAGGCTTAGCCAGAATTCATGATGGTCATATTCATTTTCATGGAGCACTTTTCAGTCTTGATGGTTCTAAAAAAATAGAAGTAGAAAAAAGCGTTCCGGTTTCACAAGTAAATGGATTAGGAACGACCTGCGCTCAGGAAGTTTTAAATAATGGAGGTCTTGAATTGATGCAGCATATCAAAACTGCTTTAAATAATTGA
- the hemA gene encoding glutamyl-tRNA reductase, translating into MEDYHISRGKHFYTIGLSYKKADAEIRGHFSLTEQAKENLLKQAGREGIDGILLTSTCNRTEIYGFAEHPFQLIKLLCEHTHGTVEEFEKVAYVYKNKQAIAHIFRVGTGLDSQILGDFEIISQLKVAFVRSKKLGLVNAFLERLVNAVIQASKRIKNETEISSGATSVSFASVQYILKNIENVSDKNILLFGTGKIGRNTCENLVKHTRNNHITLINRTKDKAEKVAGKFDLIVKDYADLQAEIRNSDILIVATGAQNPTVSKELIYSKKDLLILDLSIPKNVSEDVEELPNVQLIHLDHLSQMTDETLERRKQFIPQAKEIIAEVENDFNQWLETRKFAPTIKALKKKLRSMKDDELDFQRKKMSDFNDEHAEIVSNRIIQKIMKHFANHLKGDTETTDESLELIHKVFQLEEVTK; encoded by the coding sequence ATGGAAGATTATCACATTTCAAGAGGTAAGCATTTTTATACGATAGGTTTAAGCTACAAAAAGGCTGATGCCGAGATCCGGGGACATTTCAGTCTTACGGAACAGGCGAAGGAAAATTTGTTGAAACAGGCCGGCCGCGAAGGTATCGATGGTATTCTTTTAACCTCCACCTGTAATCGTACTGAAATTTACGGTTTCGCAGAACATCCTTTCCAGTTGATCAAATTGCTTTGTGAGCATACTCATGGAACGGTTGAAGAATTTGAGAAAGTGGCCTACGTTTATAAGAACAAACAGGCGATCGCACATATTTTCAGGGTTGGAACAGGACTGGACAGCCAGATCCTAGGTGATTTTGAAATTATAAGTCAGTTAAAGGTTGCTTTTGTACGTTCCAAAAAACTTGGATTGGTAAATGCATTTCTGGAAAGACTTGTTAATGCCGTCATCCAGGCCAGTAAAAGAATTAAGAACGAGACAGAGATTTCGAGTGGAGCGACTTCAGTTTCATTTGCCTCTGTACAATATATATTAAAGAACATCGAGAATGTTTCAGATAAGAACATTCTTCTCTTCGGAACAGGGAAAATAGGTCGTAATACTTGTGAAAATCTGGTAAAACATACCCGTAATAACCATATTACCTTAATCAATAGAACGAAGGATAAAGCTGAAAAAGTTGCTGGTAAGTTTGATCTTATCGTTAAGGATTATGCAGATCTTCAGGCAGAGATAAGAAATAGTGATATTTTGATCGTTGCTACCGGAGCTCAGAATCCTACGGTTTCCAAAGAACTTATTTATTCTAAAAAAGATCTTTTGATCCTTGATCTTTCTATTCCGAAGAACGTTTCAGAAGATGTTGAAGAATTGCCCAACGTGCAGTTGATTCATCTTGATCATTTATCGCAAATGACCGATGAAACACTGGAAAGAAGAAAACAATTCATTCCGCAGGCAAAAGAGATCATTGCTGAAGTTGAAAACGACTTTAACCAATGGCTGGAAACAAGAAAGTTTGCTCCAACGATCAAAGCTTTGAAGAAAAAGCTAAGATCTATGAAGGACGATGAACTGGACTTCCAGCGTAAAAAAATGTCAGATTTTAATGATGAACATGCTGAAATTGTAAGCAATCGTATCATCCAGAAGATCATGAAACATTTTGCAAATCACCTCAAAGGAGATACTGAAACCACGGATGAAAGCCTGGAATTGATCCACAAAGTCTTTCAACTCGAAGAAGTTACCAAATGA
- the hemF gene encoding oxygen-dependent coproporphyrinogen oxidase: protein MKEQFYRYIEQLQDSITSKLEEIDGGAKFKEDIWKRNEGGGGRTRVIENGNVFEKGGVNISAVHGPLAPAMQRYFKVGDVDFFACGLSLVLHPKNPMVPTVHANWRYFEMYEKDGTVIDQWFGGGQDLTPYYLFEEDAKHFHYTCKKACNPHGFSFYSDFKKKCDEYFWNGHRNEARGIGGLFFDYLKENDRMKIADWYDFVTDVGDSFLQAYVPIVEKRKNLPYSEENRKWQEIRRGRYVEFNLVHDKGTLFGLKTNGRIESILMSLPPHVQWVYDHHPEPGSEEEKLIQVLERPVNWV, encoded by the coding sequence ATGAAAGAACAATTTTACAGATATATTGAGCAATTGCAGGATTCAATCACTTCAAAACTGGAGGAGATCGATGGCGGCGCCAAATTCAAAGAAGATATCTGGAAAAGAAATGAAGGTGGTGGTGGTAGAACCCGTGTGATCGAAAATGGAAATGTTTTCGAAAAGGGAGGTGTGAATATCTCTGCGGTTCACGGCCCATTGGCTCCGGCCATGCAAAGATATTTTAAAGTTGGGGATGTGGACTTTTTTGCCTGCGGACTCAGCCTTGTGCTTCATCCTAAAAATCCAATGGTTCCAACGGTTCATGCTAACTGGCGCTATTTCGAAATGTATGAGAAAGACGGTACTGTGATCGATCAGTGGTTTGGTGGCGGTCAGGATCTTACTCCTTATTACCTTTTCGAAGAAGATGCAAAACACTTTCACTATACCTGTAAGAAAGCATGTAATCCTCATGGATTTTCATTCTATTCAGATTTTAAGAAGAAGTGCGATGAATATTTCTGGAATGGACATAGAAATGAAGCCAGAGGAATAGGCGGACTTTTCTTCGATTATCTAAAAGAGAATGATCGTATGAAGATTGCCGACTGGTATGATTTTGTGACTGATGTTGGTGATTCATTTTTACAGGCTTATGTCCCGATCGTGGAGAAACGCAAGAATTTGCCTTATTCTGAAGAGAATAGAAAATGGCAGGAAATTCGACGTGGACGCTACGTAGAATTCAATCTCGTACATGATAAAGGAACTTTATTTGGACTAAAGACCAACGGAAGAATAGAAAGTATCCTCATGAGCCTTCCACCTCACGTACAATGGGTTTATGATCATCATCCTGAACCTGGAAGTGAAGAAGAAAAACTTATACAGGTGCTGGAAAGACCTGTGAATTGGGTTTAA
- the hemB gene encoding porphobilinogen synthase: protein MLRRNRRLRTNESVRSLVRETFISPNDFLVPIFVVEGKQVKEEIASMPGYYRYSLDLLRQEIKELWSLGLKSVLLFVKVPDELKDNAGTEAINPDGLMQRAVKTVKDIAPEMVIMTDVALDPYSSYGHDGIVNDGKILNDDTTAILAEMALSHAKAGADFVAPSDMMDGRIFEMRTLLEDEGYHDTGIMSYSAKYASAFYGPFRDALDSAPGFGDKKTYQMDPANRDEAIKETLMDIEEGADIVMVKPGLCYLDIVRDIKNAVKVPVAVYQVSGEYAMIKAAAEKGWLDHDAVIMEQLTAIKRAGANMIASYFAKDAVKLIS from the coding sequence ATGCTTAGAAGAAACCGAAGACTACGTACGAACGAATCTGTAAGATCACTGGTTAGAGAAACATTTATTTCTCCAAACGATTTCCTGGTGCCAATTTTTGTGGTAGAAGGAAAACAGGTTAAGGAGGAAATCGCTTCCATGCCCGGTTATTACAGATATAGTCTTGATCTTCTAAGGCAGGAAATAAAAGAATTATGGAGCCTTGGCTTAAAGTCGGTTTTGCTTTTTGTTAAGGTGCCGGATGAACTAAAAGACAATGCGGGTACTGAAGCTATAAATCCAGATGGATTGATGCAAAGAGCCGTGAAAACCGTGAAAGATATCGCGCCAGAAATGGTTATCATGACAGATGTTGCCCTGGATCCATATTCCTCTTATGGTCACGATGGGATTGTAAATGATGGCAAGATCCTTAACGATGACACCACTGCGATCCTGGCAGAGATGGCTTTATCTCATGCGAAAGCAGGTGCAGATTTTGTAGCGCCCAGTGATATGATGGATGGCAGAATCTTTGAAATGAGAACTTTACTAGAGGACGAAGGCTACCACGATACCGGCATCATGAGCTATTCTGCAAAATACGCTTCCGCGTTTTATGGTCCGTTTAGAGATGCTCTGGATTCTGCTCCAGGCTTTGGTGATAAGAAAACCTACCAGATGGATCCTGCCAATCGTGATGAAGCTATCAAGGAAACTTTGATGGATATCGAGGAAGGTGCAGATATCGTGATGGTGAAGCCGGGTCTCTGTTATCTGGACATTGTTCGTGACATTAAGAATGCTGTAAAAGTACCTGTTGCCGTCTACCAGGTAAGTGGTGAATATGCCATGATCAAAGCTGCGGCAGAGAAAGGATGGCTGGATCACGATGCTGTGATCATGGAACAATTGACCGCAATAAAGCGTGCTGGAGCAAATATGATCGCCTCGTATTTCGCAAAAGATGCCGTGAAATTAATTTCCTGA
- a CDS encoding potassium transporter TrkG: protein MSNLFETYNKKYRKMKLGWSPQQNLLYGFLTYVALGTLLLSLPIFQKYNVSILDNLFTATSAVSTTGLVTVSIFDTYNFWGQLIVMCLFQIGGIGYLTFTTFMLLSTTRKLTHWHERILTSEFTLPTTIKIRHFLKSVILFTVIMESLGAVLFFFAFKADGMPMLQSLWNAIFHSISAFCTAGFSLFANGFVDYANDGFINFIISMLAISGSLGFIVVTDFYLFLKKKAHKLSFTTKIILYGFAVLLIIGTGFLYFLEPSITALSGYERFLVAFFQAMSSMTTVGFNTIDFGGFVLPMLLVVTFLMYVGASPSGTAGGIKITTLSAVYAIMKSRLRASNRITFLGRTIPYERLYIATSAFIFYSSLILVGVWLLSFTETVSFEQLLFETASALGTVGLSTGITSELTSFGKLCIIVLMFIGRLGVLTFGLAIWSKKITNSEEKILEEDIAV, encoded by the coding sequence GTGAGTAATCTATTCGAGACATATAATAAGAAGTATCGAAAGATGAAACTTGGCTGGAGCCCACAGCAAAACTTGCTTTACGGCTTCCTCACATATGTTGCTCTCGGTACACTTTTGCTATCATTACCTATTTTTCAAAAATATAATGTGTCTATACTGGATAATTTATTCACTGCTACTTCAGCAGTATCTACGACTGGCCTGGTAACCGTTTCCATCTTTGATACCTATAATTTTTGGGGACAACTTATTGTAATGTGTCTTTTCCAGATTGGTGGGATTGGATATCTTACATTTACCACATTCATGTTACTGTCTACAACGAGAAAGTTGACCCACTGGCACGAACGAATACTTACTTCAGAATTCACCTTACCAACAACAATTAAAATCCGACATTTCCTTAAATCTGTTATTCTTTTTACTGTTATCATGGAAAGTCTCGGTGCTGTTTTATTCTTTTTTGCATTTAAAGCTGATGGCATGCCAATGTTACAGTCGTTATGGAATGCCATATTTCATAGTATAAGTGCATTTTGTACAGCAGGTTTTAGCCTGTTTGCTAATGGCTTTGTAGATTATGCAAATGATGGTTTTATTAATTTCATAATCTCTATGCTTGCCATAAGTGGTTCATTAGGTTTTATAGTAGTTACAGATTTTTACCTGTTCTTAAAAAAGAAAGCTCATAAATTGAGTTTTACAACCAAGATCATCCTTTATGGTTTCGCTGTTCTACTTATAATTGGAACAGGTTTTTTATATTTTTTAGAACCGTCAATTACAGCACTATCCGGTTATGAACGATTTTTAGTAGCCTTTTTCCAGGCAATGAGTTCTATGACTACAGTTGGATTTAATACCATCGATTTTGGAGGTTTTGTGCTTCCCATGCTTTTAGTTGTTACGTTTTTGATGTATGTAGGAGCATCTCCCTCAGGAACTGCAGGTGGTATCAAGATCACCACCCTGTCGGCAGTTTATGCCATAATGAAAAGTCGGTTGAGAGCCAGTAATAGAATTACTTTTTTAGGAAGAACGATTCCATATGAAAGACTCTATATCGCAACATCAGCATTTATATTTTATTCCAGTTTGATTCTGGTAGGAGTATGGTTACTATCGTTTACTGAAACTGTATCTTTTGAACAGTTACTGTTTGAAACAGCTTCTGCCTTGGGAACAGTAGGCTTAAGCACTGGGATTACATCAGAGCTAACAAGCTTCGGCAAGCTATGTATTATCGTATTAATGTTTATAGGCCGCTTAGGTGTACTCACTTTTGGTTTGGCTATATGGTCTAAAAAAATTACCAATTCCGAAGAAAAAATTCTGGAAGAAGATATTGCAGTATGA
- a CDS encoding uroporphyrinogen-III synthase: protein MPTVLSTKKLALNQKELLLNSGIGFAEYDAIEIEFLNFDLPEQTIQNAIFTSKNSLKAITSKQIDITNCFCVGEKTAIMAKEMGYNVLETTAYARDLANIIIQNYPDREFQFFCGHSRLDELPKMLQQQNIPLKEIKVYKTTLNIQQFRSDYDGILFYSPSGVKSYTSKNTIDSIAFCIGDTTASEAKKHTTSIVTPGTPGIENLIAMVAKTFRKDLKHQQ, encoded by the coding sequence ATGCCTACCGTACTTTCCACGAAAAAACTAGCACTCAACCAGAAGGAACTACTTTTAAATAGTGGGATTGGATTCGCGGAGTATGATGCTATCGAAATAGAATTTCTGAATTTTGATCTGCCTGAACAAACTATCCAGAATGCCATTTTTACCAGCAAGAATTCATTAAAAGCAATCACATCAAAGCAAATAGATATCACTAATTGCTTTTGTGTAGGAGAGAAAACTGCAATAATGGCTAAGGAGATGGGTTACAATGTTCTGGAAACTACAGCCTATGCTCGTGATTTGGCAAATATCATCATCCAGAATTATCCTGATCGGGAATTTCAGTTTTTCTGCGGGCACTCAAGGCTTGATGAACTTCCGAAGATGCTTCAGCAGCAAAATATACCGCTTAAGGAAATTAAGGTTTATAAAACTACGCTGAACATTCAGCAATTTCGTTCAGATTACGACGGAATTCTATTTTACAGCCCAAGTGGCGTGAAAAGCTATACCAGTAAAAATACGATTGACTCCATTGCATTTTGCATTGGAGATACCACTGCTTCCGAAGCAAAAAAACATACTACCAGCATCGTAACTCCGGGAACCCCCGGCATTGAAAACCTGATCGCCATGGTAGCAAAAACATTTAGAAAAGACTTAAAACATCAGCAATGA
- a CDS encoding serine hydrolase, giving the protein MKKIFKLLLYIALFIVVLSIGLYVTGYGYILRAVQTTYLNGHKTAFIDDHPYFENAIIENGEDIQEWPLAKDYNSIKATRSLDSLHKELETAAFLIIQSDSLVYENYYQEYGAASQTNSFSMAKSVVSLLMYKAIQDGYLENIDQPVENFFPQFDKKLKIGDLSSMASGLNWNENYYNPFASTARAYFGKDIREQVLDLKVIKTPGEKFEYLSGNTQLLAMVIEKATGKTLSNYLSENFWKPMGMNDTALWQLDSKESAMEKAYCCIATNARNFGKFGKFLLNNGQWNGEQLLDSAYIEQLSKPRFEDSPYYGYGFWLSDYKDKEIYYMRGILGQYVIVIPEDELVIVRLGEKLIRKDDDKHYEDFYRYIDETYEMIGNRKQ; this is encoded by the coding sequence ATGAAAAAGATTTTCAAGCTACTCCTTTATATCGCATTATTTATCGTTGTTCTTTCCATAGGTCTATATGTGACAGGTTATGGATATATTTTGCGTGCAGTCCAAACCACTTATTTGAACGGACACAAAACTGCTTTTATCGATGATCATCCCTACTTTGAAAACGCCATTATAGAAAATGGAGAAGACATTCAGGAATGGCCGCTGGCAAAAGATTATAACAGTATCAAAGCAACCAGAAGTCTGGATAGTCTGCACAAAGAACTGGAGACCGCAGCATTTTTGATCATTCAGAGCGACAGCCTGGTCTATGAAAATTATTATCAGGAATATGGTGCTGCGAGCCAGACGAATTCTTTTTCCATGGCTAAAAGTGTGGTTAGCTTACTTATGTATAAGGCGATTCAGGATGGATACCTTGAAAATATCGATCAGCCTGTAGAAAACTTTTTCCCTCAGTTTGACAAGAAACTCAAAATTGGAGATCTTTCCTCGATGGCTTCAGGGCTTAACTGGAATGAAAATTATTACAATCCATTTGCATCAACTGCCCGTGCCTACTTCGGAAAAGATATTCGGGAGCAGGTACTGGATTTGAAAGTGATCAAAACTCCAGGAGAGAAATTTGAATATCTAAGCGGAAATACACAATTGCTCGCTATGGTCATTGAAAAGGCTACTGGTAAAACCCTGAGTAACTACTTAAGCGAAAATTTCTGGAAACCAATGGGAATGAACGATACTGCACTCTGGCAATTGGATAGTAAAGAATCTGCTATGGAGAAAGCTTACTGCTGTATCGCTACCAATGCGAGAAACTTTGGGAAATTTGGAAAATTTTTATTGAATAACGGCCAGTGGAATGGCGAGCAACTATTGGATTCTGCCTATATCGAACAGCTATCAAAACCCAGATTCGAAGATTCACCATACTATGGCTACGGCTTCTGGCTAAGCGATTATAAAGATAAAGAGATCTATTATATGCGCGGTATTTTAGGACAATACGTGATCGTTATTCCTGAAGATGAGTTAGTGATCGTTAGGCTGGGAGAAAAGCTTATTCGGAAAGATGATGATAAACACTATGAAGATTTCTATCGCTATATTGACGAAACCTACGAAATGATCGGGAATCGTAAACAGTGA
- a CDS encoding CNNM domain-containing protein, with product MGLLIIFAVLSIFFSFMCSILEATLLSITPSYIKIRKKEGKSYAKDLANLKKDIDKPLIAILTINTIAHTVGAILVGVQAEKTFGDGGNSVMIVSALMTLAILVLSEIIPKTIGATYWQSLGNFTAKTLNIMIFPLKYTGILWLMMLTTKLIGKSAHVSTMSREEFAAITDAAEEEGVFEESETTVIKNLLVFKSIEAKDVMTPFSVAIVEDESMSLSDFYSNHKNLKFSRIPVYKEKSNNVSGFILKDDVLEAMIDEHGEQPLSNIKRDILVTNDNTPIPELFEIFVEKRAHISMIVDQFGNTTGIVTMEDIIETLLGLEIMDESDSVEDMQVLARKNWERRAKRLGLIQRKQDQETSSTSDNSDQPDVDESGKH from the coding sequence ATGGGATTACTGATCATTTTTGCCGTATTATCAATATTTTTTTCATTTATGTGCTCCATCCTGGAAGCCACATTACTGAGTATAACGCCATCTTATATCAAGATCAGGAAAAAGGAAGGAAAGAGCTACGCTAAAGATCTGGCAAATTTAAAGAAGGATATAGATAAGCCGCTTATCGCAATTCTTACCATCAATACCATTGCACATACCGTGGGAGCTATTCTTGTGGGTGTTCAGGCTGAAAAGACCTTTGGTGATGGTGGAAATTCTGTGATGATCGTTTCAGCGCTCATGACCTTAGCCATCCTCGTACTATCAGAAATTATTCCCAAGACCATTGGAGCTACCTACTGGCAATCTTTAGGTAATTTTACCGCTAAAACTCTTAATATCATGATCTTCCCGCTTAAGTACACGGGAATTCTATGGCTAATGATGCTTACTACAAAGCTAATAGGGAAATCTGCCCATGTAAGTACGATGAGTCGGGAAGAATTCGCTGCGATTACTGATGCTGCGGAAGAAGAAGGTGTTTTTGAAGAAAGCGAAACTACGGTTATTAAAAATCTACTCGTTTTTAAATCTATTGAAGCTAAAGATGTGATGACCCCATTTTCAGTAGCGATCGTAGAGGACGAAAGTATGAGTCTAAGCGATTTCTATTCCAACCATAAGAACCTGAAATTCTCAAGAATTCCTGTTTATAAGGAGAAATCTAATAATGTTTCTGGATTTATTCTGAAAGATGATGTTCTTGAAGCTATGATCGATGAACATGGAGAGCAACCTTTAAGTAATATTAAAAGGGATATTTTAGTTACCAATGACAATACTCCTATTCCTGAATTATTCGAGATTTTCGTTGAAAAACGCGCTCATATTTCCATGATCGTGGATCAATTTGGAAATACCACCGGAATTGTAACGATGGAAGATATTATCGAAACACTTTTAGGGCTGGAGATCATGGACGAAAGCGATAGTGTGGAAGACATGCAGGTACTTGCAAGAAAGAACTGGGAACGTCGCGCTAAACGTCTAGGACTCATCCAGAGAAAACAGGACCAGGAGACCTCTTCTACTTCAGATAACAGTGATCAACCTGATGTGGATGAATCAGGCAAGCATTAG
- the hemE gene encoding uroporphyrinogen decarboxylase: MIKNDLFLKALRGESVERPPVWMMRQAGRYLPDFMKLKEKYDFFTRCRTPELATEITVMPIRQVGPDAAILFSDILVVPQAMNIEVEMKPGVGPWLPNPVDTPAKVEQVIVPDVHETLGYVFDAIKLTKQELNDEVPLIGFAGSPWTILCYCVQGQGSKTFDKAKRFCFMEPIAAHKLLQKITDTTIAYLKEKVKAGVDAVQLFDSWGGLLEPNDYKEFSWQYMQQIIDALKDEVPVIAYGKGCWFALKDMSQSGAAALGVDWTCDARNARYLSGGQITLQGNFDPARLYSKPIEIKYMVNDMIKAFGKDRYIANLGHGILPNIPVDNAKAFVDAVKEYRE, from the coding sequence ATGATCAAGAATGACCTTTTTTTAAAAGCACTTAGAGGTGAAAGCGTAGAACGTCCACCAGTTTGGATGATGAGACAGGCAGGAAGATATCTTCCTGATTTTATGAAGCTTAAAGAGAAATATGACTTTTTCACCCGTTGCCGTACTCCAGAACTTGCTACTGAAATTACGGTAATGCCTATTCGCCAGGTAGGACCAGATGCTGCTATTCTTTTTAGCGATATTCTTGTAGTTCCACAAGCCATGAACATCGAGGTGGAGATGAAGCCTGGGGTTGGCCCGTGGTTGCCAAATCCAGTAGATACTCCCGCTAAAGTAGAACAGGTGATCGTACCAGATGTGCACGAAACTCTTGGTTATGTTTTTGACGCGATCAAGCTTACAAAACAGGAATTAAATGACGAGGTACCACTCATAGGATTCGCCGGCTCTCCATGGACCATTCTTTGTTACTGTGTGCAGGGACAGGGATCTAAAACCTTTGATAAGGCGAAAAGATTCTGTTTCATGGAACCTATCGCCGCGCATAAATTACTTCAGAAAATTACTGATACTACCATCGCATACCTGAAAGAAAAAGTAAAAGCCGGTGTAGATGCCGTGCAGCTTTTCGATTCCTGGGGAGGATTGCTGGAGCCTAATGATTATAAAGAATTCTCATGGCAGTATATGCAACAGATCATCGATGCTTTAAAAGATGAAGTTCCTGTAATTGCTTACGGAAAAGGTTGTTGGTTTGCCTTAAAAGATATGTCACAATCTGGAGCAGCTGCTCTTGGAGTAGACTGGACTTGTGATGCTCGAAATGCTCGTTATTTAAGTGGCGGACAGATCACTTTGCAAGGGAATTTTGATCCTGCCAGGCTTTATTCGAAACCAATCGAAATTAAATATATGGTGAACGATATGATCAAAGCCTTCGGAAAAGATCGTTATATCGCTAACCTTGGTCATGGTATTTTACCAAATATCCCTGTAGATAACGCGAAAGCTTTCGTAGACGCTGTCAAGGAATACAGAGAGTAA